A window from Cryptomeria japonica chromosome 1, Sugi_1.0, whole genome shotgun sequence encodes these proteins:
- the LOC131053695 gene encoding leucine-rich repeat receptor-like protein kinase PEPR1, producing MSSLTFAVIQFAVILLALEAHCTEALNSDGTVLLSLLNYFNAPADIFSSWNSSSEYPCNWTGVTCSPDHTVSTLNLAGSQVSGTLSSAICDLHNLKELYLGSNSLSGTIPPELGNCTQLESLDLSDNNLHGQIPFQLGSLKKLSYLSIYDNHMSGSIPLSIFGLPQLEEIFLNDNNLSGEIPSNVGNLTQLAKLWLGGNSLVGKIPSSIVNCRHLEELYLYSNELVGELPESLGRLSKLKILYVTSNKLHGQIPKALGNCTNLIQLELSNNSFSGRIPWELVNCSSLVMLSSTQNQLTGSIPSSLGSLQQLSQLYLNQNFLSGNIPGELGNCSLMEDLRLHSNKLEGSIPPELGRLRRLRNLFLFENSLHGPIPPQLFEAKSLQNLSLYNNSLTGSISPKICNLRRLQELFLHFNQLSGPIPARLGARNNFTEIDLTGNRLTGTIPPALCSSGQLKILVMGYNQFEGSVPTDIGKCRSLRRLILSHNHLTGLLPSGFLGSNSVIYYLDMSRNKLQGRIPSSLGQCKNLSSVDLSMNELNSSIPQELGQLSKLQRLNLSSNRLTGPIPQELGKSSLLFSLDLSFNSLNGLLPNQLERLEKLQHLVLQGNNLGGNIPDWLSNLTQMSELNLGQNQFQGEIPSSLGRLQELNTNLNLAHNRLSGAIPAALGNLNKLVNLDLSSNNLSGIIPSALDSLLSLDAVNVSNNQLKGCLPKLWLKLWNSSSSSFTGNPGLCVAENGSSSCNCWGYMPLSYKESTHLSSFHIVLIIIGSVVFTCFLVAVPVILYLRRNLYPKTRPSSGATGELPSKLYQYFQATEYLSEKYIIGKGGRGVVYRVQLPSGQLYALKTIQLASEKKEDTSIKREVQTAGKIRHRNLVKLLEFWQLQDRGYILYEFMPNGSLNDVLHEMNPLPVLGWDIRYKIAIGTAHGLSYLHHNCDPEIIHRDIKPSNILLDSDMEPHISDFGIAKLMDRSYAVDSSSVLGTLGYIAPERGQTTKVTEKMDVYSYGVVLLELITRKKALDSSFAEGMGIVSWVKSFGEAEHAVIDEQLRDEGMESDIEEEIVGTIRVALKCTESNPNDRPSMKQVVDMLGEIRLIKSSSVKRGKRVTNSSGRG from the exons ATGAGCTCACTAACATTTGCAGTTATACAGTTCGCTGTTATCTTACTTGCATTGGAGGCACACTGCACTGAAGCACTTAACAGTGATGGAACTGTTCTACTCTCTCTTCTCAATTACTTCAATGCACCTGCCGACATTTTCAGCAGCTGGAATTCCTCCAGCGAATATCCCTGCAACTGGACAGGAGTCACCTGTTCTCCAGATCATACGGTGAGTACACTCAATCTAGCTGGAAGCCAAGTCTCTGGAACCCTGTCTTCGGCTATCTGTGATTTACACAATTTGAAAGAACTGTATTTGGGCTCTAACAGTCTGTCTGGTACCATTCCTCCTGAACTAGGAAATTGTACACAGTTAGAGTCTTTAGATCTCTCGGACAACAATCTCCATGGGCAAATCCCTTTCCAACTGGGTAGCCTCAAAAAGCTCAGTTATTTGTCGATCTATGATAACCACATGAGCGGAAGCATTCCCCTGTCCATATTTGGGCTTCCACAGCTGGAGGAGATTTTCTTGAATGACAACAATTTGAGCGGAGAGATCCCGTCAAATGTTGGGAATCTTACTCAACTGGCCAAGTTATGGTTGGGAGGAAATTCCTTAGTAGGGAAGATACCTTCATCTATTGTCAATTGTAGGCATCTAGAAGAGCTTTATCTGTACAGCAATGAGCTGGTTGGAGAATTGCCAGAGTCCCTGGGCCGGCTTTCAAAATTAAAAATACTGTATGTTACTTCCAATAAGCTTCATGGCCAAATTCCCAAAGCACTTGGTAACTGCACAAATCTCATCCAACTTGAACTGTCCAACAACTCTTTCAGTGGAAGAATACCTTGGGAGTTAGTCAATTGTAGCAGCCTGGTCATGTTGTCATCCACCCAAAATCAGCTCACAGGGAGCATACCCTCCTCCCTTGGATCACTGCAACAACTATCCCAACTTTAtttgaatcaaaatttcttgtctgGAAATATCCCTGGAGAACTTGGGAATTGCAGCCTTATGGAAGACTTGAGGTTGCATAGTAATAAGCTTGAGGGGTCCATTCCTCCCGAGTTGGGTCGACTGAGGCGTTTGCGAAATTTGTTCTTGTTCGAGAATTCACTCCATGGCCCAATCCCTCCACAGCTTTTCGAAGCAAAGAGCTTACAGAATCTGTCTCTGTACAACAACAGTCTCACAGGAAGCATATCTCCAAAGATTTGCAATCTCAGACGGTTACAAGAACTATTTTTGCATTTTAACCAGCTATCAGGCCCAATACCTGCAAGATTGGGTGCCAGGAACAATTTCACAGAAATTGATCTAACGGGGAACCGGCTCACAGGGACGATACCTCCAGCTCTTTGCTCTTCAGGGCAATTGAAGATTCTAGTCATGGGATACAATCAGTTCGAAGGGAGCGTTCCTACAGATATTGGTAAATGCAGGAGCTTAAGGCGATTGATACTGAGCCACAACCATCTAACTGGTCTTCTTCCCTCAGGTTTTCTGGGTTCCAATTCAGTTATTTATTACCTCGACATGAGCAGAAATAAGTTGCAGGGGAGAATACCATCGAGCCTTGGGCAGTGCAAAAATCTCAGCTCCGTGGACCTGTCCATGAATGAATTGAATAGCTCTATTCCTCAAGAATTGGGACAGCTTTCTAAGCTACAGCGACTGAATCTTTCCTCCAACAGACTGACTGGTCCAATCCCTCAGGAGCTTGGTAAATCATCTCTCTTGTTTTCTCTTGACTTGAGTTTTAACTCATTGAATGGTTTGCTACCAAACCAGCTAGAGCGTCTAGAAAAATTGCAGCATCTAGTTTTACAAGGAAACAATCTTGGCGGAAACATTCCTGACTGGTTGTCCAATTTGACCCAAATGAGTGAACTAAATCTGGGACAGAACCAATTCCAAGGTGAAATTCCCTCATCACTTGGACGATTACAGGAGCTAAACACCAATTTGAACTTAGCCCATAACAGGTTGAGTGGAGCAATTCCGGCGGCCCTGGGAAATCTAAATAAGCTAGTGAACTTGGATTTGTCATCCAATAATCTCTCTGGCATCATTCCATCTGCGCTTGACAGTCTTTTGTCCCTCGACGCAGTCAACGTCTCCAATAATCAGCTCAAGGGATGTCTACCCAAGTTATGGTTGAAGTTATggaattcttcctcaagctcattCACTGGCAATCCAGGTTTGTGTGTAGCAGAGAATGGCAGCAGTTCATGTAACTGCTGGGGCTACATGCCTCTTTCTTACAAGGAAAGCACACATCTCAGCagcttccatattgtcctcattatAATCGGATCTGTTGTGTTTACTTGTTTCCTAGTGGCTGTGCCTGTCATTTTATATTTACGGAGAAATTTATACCCCAAAACCAGGCCCTCATCCGGAGCTACTGGAGAATTGCCTTCAAAACTATACCAATATTTCCAAGCAACGGAATATCTAAGCGAGAAGTATATAATAGGAAAAGGGGGCAGAGGGGTTGTTTACAGAGTGCAGTTGCCTTCCGGGCAACTGTACGCCTTGAAGACAATACAATTGGCGTCTGAAAAGAAAGAGGACACGAGCATTAAAAGAGAGGTCCAAACTGCCGGAAAAATCCGTCACAGAAATTTGGTTAAACTGTTGGAGTTCTGGCAACTGCAAGATCGGGGATATATTCTATACGAATTCATGCCCAATGGGAGTTTGAATGATGTATTACATGAGATGAATCCCCTTCCAGTTTTGGGATGGGATATTCGTTACAAGATAGCCATTGGGACAGCCCATGGTCTATCATACCTTCACCATAACTGTGATCCTGAGATTATACACAGAGATATCAAGCCCAGCAATATACTGCTGGATTCAGATATGGAACCTCACATTTCTGATTTTGGTATTGCTAAACTCATGGACAGATCCTACGCTGTTGATTCTTCCTCTGTTTTGGGTACTCTAGGCTACATTGCACCTG AACGTGGACAAACAACCAAAGTGACAGAGAAGATGGACGTTTACAGCTATGGTGTGGTGTTGCTGGAATTGATAACGAGGAAAAAGGCATTGGATTCGAGCTTTGCAGAGGGAATGGGCATTGTGAGCTGGGTAAAATCATTCGGTGAAGCAGAGCATGCAGTGATTGACGAACAGCTTAGAGATGAAGGCATGGAATCAGACATAGAAGAAGAGATAGTGGGTACCATTAGAGTAGCACTGAAATGCACAGAAAGTAACCCAAATGACAGGCCAAGCATGAAACAAGTGGTAGACATGTTAGGAGAAATTAGGCTCATCAAATCTTCAAGCGTAAAGAGGGGTAAACGGGTTACAAATAGCTCTGGCAGAGGGTGA
- the LOC131053690 gene encoding leucine-rich repeat receptor-like protein kinase PEPR1 — MRKTLRSRYKIYLGKDEVLLEEVQLPDRIESLNRFYLQLNCSHKRPGVSEMSSLTFAAIQFAVILLALEAHCTEALNNDGTILLSLLKNFNAPPQTFSSWNSSNKHPCNWKGVTCYPDNTVRTLDLTQSQVSGTLSSAICELPNLKELYLGSNNISGTIPPELGNCTELESLDLSNNNLLGQIPFELGSLIKLNYLSIYYNLLSGSIPLSIFGLPLLEAIYLNDNNLSGEIPSNVGNLTQLAKLWLGENSLVREIPSSIGNCGHLIELYLYNNQLVGELPESLGRLSKLQILHITSNKLNGQIPKSLGICTNLILLELSNNSFSGGIPRELGNCSSLTSLSITQNQLTGSIPSSLGSLQNLSKLYLNQNLLSGNIPVELGNCSLMEDLRLHMNKLEGSIPPELGRLRRLQILLLFENSLYGPIPPQLFEAKNLQNLSLYNNSLTGSISPKICNLTRLQELFLHYNKLSGPIPAQLGAKNNLTAIDLTGNRLTGTIPPALCSSGQLDILVMGYNQLEGSVPPDIGKCRSLTRLILSHNHLTGVIPSDFLASNSVISYLDMSGNKLQGRIPSSLGRCENLSHMDLSMNELNYTLSPELGQLSKLQRLNLSSNRLIGPIPQELGNSSLLYSLDFSFNSFKGSLPNQLARLEKLQHLVLQGNYLSGSIPDWLSNLTQLRELNLGYNQFQGEIPASLGELQELNTCLNLGNNRLSGAIPAALGNLNKLANLDLSSNNLSGSIPSALDSLLSLVAVNISNNQLTGCIPKSWLKLWNSSSSSFTGNPELCAIQNQGTSCNCRGFFPVPLKESKHLSIVHIVLIIIGSVVFSCFLVALILWRCLYPKTRFSSKAPAKLPLKLYQCLEATEYLSEKYIIGKGGRGVVYRVELPSGELEVQTAGRIRHRNLVKLLEFWQVQDCGYILYEFMSNGSLNDALHEMNPLPVLGWDIRYKIAIGIAHGLSYLHYNCDPGIIHRDIKPSNILLDSDMEPHISDFGIAQLMDRSCAVDSSFVLGTVGYIAPERGHTTRMTEKMDVYSYGVVLLELITRKEALDSSFAEGMDIVSWVKSCNEGEYAVIDEGLRNEGIESDIEEEIVGTIRVALKCTESNPNDRPSMKQVVDKLRDIRRINLQM; from the exons ATGCGCAAAACATTGCGCTCAAGATATAAAATATATTTAGGAAAGGACGAAGTCTTGTTGGAAGAGGTTCAACTTCCTGACCGCATTGAGTCTTTAAATAGGTTTTATCTCCAGCTGAATTGCAGTCACAAACGCCCGGGGGTTTCCGAAATGAGTTCACTAACATTTGCAGCAATACAGTTCGCGGTTATCTTACTAGCATTGGAGGCACACTGCACTGAAGCACTTAACAATGATGGAACCATTCTACTCTCTCTTCTCAAGAACTTCAATGCACCTCCCCAAACTTTCAGCAGCTGGAACTCCTCCAACAAACACCCCTGCAATTGGAAAGGAGTTACCTGTTATCCAGATAATACGGTGCGTACACTCGACCTTACTCAAAGCCAAGTCTCTGGAACGCTGTCTTCGGCTATCTGTGAGTTACCCAATTTAAAAGAACTCTACTTGGGCTCTAACAATATCTCTGGTACGATTCCTCCTGAACTAGGAAATTGCACAGAGTTAGAGTCTTTAgatctctcaaacaacaatctcctTGGGCAAATCCCTTTCGAACTGGGTAGCCTCATAAAGCTCAATTATTTGTCTATCTATTATAACCTCCTCAGCGGAAGCATTCCCCTGTCCATATTTGGGCTTCCACTGCTGGAGGCCATTTACTTGAATGACAATAATTTGAGCGGAGAGATCCCCTCAAATGTTGGGAATTTGACTCAACTGGCCAAGTTATGGTTGGGAGAAAATTCCTTAGTAAGGGAGATACCTTCGTCTATTGGCAATTGTGGGCATCTAATAGAGCTTTATCTGTACAACAATCAGCTGGTTGGAGAATTGCCTGAGTCCCTAGGCCGGCTTTCAAAATTGCAAATCCTGCATATTACTTCCAATAAGCTTAATGGCCAAATCCCCAAATCACTTGGTATCTGCACAAATCTCATTTTACTTGAACTGTCCAACAACTCTTTCAGTGGAGGAATACCGCGGGAGTTAGGCAATTGTAGCAGCCTGACCAGTTTGTCAATCACCCAAAATCAGCTCACAGGGAGCATACCCTCCTCCCTTGGATCACTGCAAAATCTCTCCAAGCTTTATTTGAATCAAAATCTTTTGTCTGGTAATATCCCTGTAGAACTTGGGAATTGTAGCCTTATGGAAGATTTGAGGTTACATATGAACAAACTTGAGGGATCGATTCCTCCTGAGTTGGGTCGATTGAGGCGTCTGCAAATTTTGCTCTTATTCGAGAATTCACTCTATGGCCCAATCCCTCCACAGCTTTTCGAAGCAAAGAACTTACAGAATCTGTCTCTGTACAACAACAGTCTCACAGGAAGCATATCACCAAAGATTTGCAATCTCACACGGTTACAAGAACTATTTTTGCATTATAACAAGCTATCAGGCCCAATACCTGCACAACTGGGTGCCAAAAACAATCTCACAGCAATTGATCTGACAGGAAATCGGCTCACAGGGACAATACCTCCAGCACTTTGCTCTTCAGGGCAATTGGACATTCTAGTCATGGGATACAATCAGTTGGAAGGGAGCGTTCCTCCAGATATTGGTAAATGCCGGAGCTTGACACGATTGATACTGAGCCACAACCATCTAACTGGTGTCATTCCCTCAGATTTTCTGGCTTCCAATTCAGTTATTTCTTACCTAGACATGAGCGGCAATAAGTTGCAGGGGAGAATACCATCAAGCCTTGGGCGGTGCGAAAATCTCAGCCATATGGACCTGTCCATGAATGAATTGAATTACACCCTTTCTCCAGAATTGGGACAGCTTTCTAAGCTACAGCGACTGAATCTTTCCTCCAACAGACTGATTGGTCCAATCCCTCAGGAGCTTGGTAATTCATCTCTCTTGTATTCTCTTGACTTCAGTTTTAATTCATTCAAGGGCTCTTTGCCAAACCAGCTAGCGCGTCTAGAGAAATTGCAGCATCTAGTTTTGCAAGGAAACTATCTTAGCGGAAGCATTCCTGACTGGTTGTCCAACTTGACCCAACTGCGGGAACTAAATCTGGGTTATAACCAATTCCAAGGTGAAATTCCCGCATCACTTGGAGAACTACAGGAGCTAAACACCTGTTTAAACTTAGGCAATAATAGATTGAGTGGCGCAATTCCAGCGGCTCTGGGAAACCTAAATAAACTAGCAAACTTGGATTTGTCATCCAACAATCTCTCTGGCAGTATTCCATCTGCACTTGACAGCCTATTGTCTCTTGTTGCAGTAAACATCTCCAATAATCAGCTCACGGGATGCATACCTAAGTCATGGTTGAAGTTATggaattcttcctcaagctcattCACTGGCAATCCAGAATTGTGTGCAATACAGAACCAGGGAACTTCATGCAACTGCAGGGGCTTCTTTCCTGTCCCTCTCAAGGAAAGCAAACATCTCAGCATAGTTcatatagtcctcattatcatcggATCAGTTGTGTTTAGTTGTTTCCTAGTAGCTCTCATTTTATGGAGATGTCTATATCCCAAAACCAGGTTCTCATCCAAAGCTCCTGCAAAATTGCCTCTAAAACTATACCAATGTCTGGAAGCTACGGAATATCTAAGCGAGAAGTATATAATAGGGAAAGGGGGCAGAGGGGTTGTTTACAGGGTAGAGTTGCCTTCTGGTGAACT GGAGGTACAAACTGCTGGAAGAATCCGTCACAGAAATCTGGTTAAACTGTTGGAGTTCTGGCAAGTGCAAGATTGTGGATATATTCTATACGAATTCATGTCCAATGGGAGTTTGAATGATGCATTACATGAGATGAATCCCCTTCCAGTTCTAGGATGGGATATTCGTTACAAGATAGCTATTGGAATCGCCCATGGTCTATCATACCTTCACTATAACTGCGACCCGGGGATTATACACAGAGATATCAAGCCCAGCAATATACTGTTGGATTCAGATATGGAACCTCACATTTCTGATTTTGGGATTGCTCAACTCATGGACAGATCCTGCGCTGTTGATTCTTCCTTTGTTTTGGGTACTGTAGGCTACATTGCACCTG AACGTGGACATACAACCAGAATGACAGAGAAGATGGACGTTTACAGCTACGGTGTGGTGTTGTTGGAATTGATAACGAGGAAAGAGGCATTGGATTCGAGCTTTGCAGAGGGGATGGACATTGTCAGCTGGGTAAAATCATGCAATGAAGGAGAATATGCAGTGATTGATGAAGGGCTTAGAAATGAAGGCATAGAATCAGACATAGAAGAAGAGATAGTGGGTACCATTAGAGTAGCACTGAAATGCACAGAGAGTAACCCAAATGACAGACCAAGCATGAAACAAGTAGTAGACAAGTTAAGAGACATTAGGCGCATCAATCTTCAAATGTAA